In Ruania zhangjianzhongii, the following proteins share a genomic window:
- a CDS encoding ATP-grasp domain-containing protein has protein sequence MSPTSPRPVLLGTDLGIYAMARSFHEAFGVTSVVISELPRGPVNDSAIVRNVFTGSGSSDEQILTALQRVAEQEPEATPVLVVNSDHQLAFVLRHRERIERHYVVPYAAERTIATLANKTAMYQVTERLGIPTPATVEVDPSADPETWRTAAAELTFPIVMKPFAGAEFEELEFAGHRKVYRLDDPAELVTELERIAAAGYTGTMLLQQLILGDDAYNRVVNLYRDGRGQITMAASGRVLLAMHQPTFIGNSAIIMVDYDEELIAQATAVLDAVDYRGFASIDYKVDSRDGLAYLLDINPRPGRSHYYAGVGGASAARSVVADFVTDEPLPTQRATTPGIYAYIPTFVLRRYVRDRELLRRARAVLRRRRAVHPLAYAADRNLKRWWYRILAQVNQLRGLWRFYRRPTDSGF, from the coding sequence ATGAGTCCCACCTCGCCCCGGCCAGTGCTGCTCGGCACCGACCTCGGCATCTACGCGATGGCGCGCTCCTTCCACGAAGCATTCGGCGTCACCTCCGTGGTGATCAGCGAGCTGCCCCGCGGGCCGGTCAACGATTCGGCGATCGTGCGGAACGTCTTCACCGGATCGGGCTCCAGCGATGAACAGATCCTGACCGCTCTCCAGCGAGTGGCCGAGCAGGAGCCGGAGGCCACGCCTGTGCTGGTGGTGAACTCCGACCACCAGCTCGCCTTCGTGCTCCGGCACCGGGAGCGGATCGAACGGCACTACGTGGTGCCGTACGCGGCGGAGCGGACCATCGCCACCCTCGCGAACAAGACCGCGATGTACCAGGTGACCGAGCGCCTGGGCATTCCCACACCGGCGACAGTGGAGGTCGACCCGTCCGCGGACCCGGAGACCTGGCGCACAGCTGCGGCCGAGCTGACCTTCCCGATCGTGATGAAACCGTTCGCCGGTGCCGAGTTCGAGGAGCTGGAGTTCGCCGGGCATCGCAAGGTGTACCGCCTCGACGACCCTGCTGAGCTCGTCACCGAGCTGGAGCGGATCGCCGCCGCCGGGTACACCGGCACCATGCTGCTGCAGCAGCTGATCCTGGGTGATGACGCCTATAACCGGGTGGTCAACCTGTACCGGGACGGCCGGGGCCAGATCACCATGGCCGCCTCCGGCCGGGTGCTGCTCGCCATGCACCAGCCCACGTTCATCGGCAACTCCGCGATCATCATGGTCGACTACGACGAGGAGCTGATCGCCCAGGCCACCGCCGTGCTGGACGCAGTCGATTACCGCGGCTTCGCCAGCATCGACTACAAGGTCGACTCCCGGGACGGCCTCGCCTACCTGCTGGACATCAACCCGCGCCCCGGCCGCTCGCACTACTACGCCGGGGTCGGCGGCGCTTCGGCCGCGCGCAGCGTGGTGGCCGATTTCGTCACCGACGAGCCACTGCCTACCCAGCGGGCTACCACCCCGGGCATCTACGCCTACATCCCCACGTTCGTGCTTCGCCGGTACGTACGCGATCGGGAGCTGCTGCGCCGAGCGCGAGCCGTGCTCCGCCGTCGCCGGGCAGTGCACCCGTTGGCCTACGCCGCGGACCGCAACCTCAAGCGCTGGTGGTACCGGATCCTCGCTCAGGTGAACCAGTTGCGCGGACTCTGGCGGTTCTACCGCCGGCCGACCGACTCGGGATTCTGA
- a CDS encoding HRDC domain-containing protein, whose protein sequence is MSAADTPESDQTLTPLTEPADGLTGVVDTPAALAETIDAFGAGNGPVAVDAERASGYRYGQSAYLVQLRREGSGTALIDPQAVPDLSELSAAIAPAEWVLHAANQDLPCLAEVGMTPATLFDTELAARLLGYERVGLATMVAAELGLELAKEHSAADWSTRPLPENWLRYAALDVEVLVELRTKLAAELSDAGKLDWATQEFEAVRTAPPPPPRREPWRRTSGSHQVRDGLGLAVVRELWNARDAQARSADIAPGRVLTDAAIVAAAVSRPATMPQLAQLPGFRTKNAARRMRTWFEALQRAKDLDPSRYPSRRAPASDTLPPPKAWKDRNPEGAQRLVLVRATVRMLAEELHLPQENLLTPEYQRRLAWSPPKDLSTESVADYLRGLGARDWQVQAVADALSHELVTATDH, encoded by the coding sequence ATGAGTGCTGCAGATACCCCGGAGAGCGACCAGACGCTGACGCCGCTGACCGAACCCGCCGACGGGTTGACCGGCGTGGTGGACACCCCGGCCGCTCTCGCCGAAACCATCGACGCCTTCGGCGCCGGCAACGGGCCGGTGGCCGTGGACGCCGAACGGGCCTCCGGCTACCGGTACGGGCAGAGCGCCTATCTGGTTCAGCTGCGCCGGGAGGGCTCCGGGACGGCGTTGATCGACCCGCAGGCGGTCCCCGACTTGAGCGAGCTGTCCGCGGCGATCGCCCCGGCCGAATGGGTGCTGCACGCCGCGAACCAGGACCTGCCCTGTCTCGCCGAAGTAGGCATGACTCCCGCCACCCTGTTCGACACCGAGCTGGCCGCCCGGCTACTCGGCTACGAACGGGTAGGTCTGGCCACGATGGTGGCCGCCGAGCTTGGCTTGGAGCTGGCCAAGGAGCACTCGGCGGCCGACTGGTCCACCCGGCCGCTGCCGGAGAACTGGTTGCGCTACGCCGCACTGGACGTGGAGGTGCTGGTCGAGCTCCGGACGAAGCTGGCTGCCGAGCTGTCCGACGCCGGCAAGCTGGACTGGGCCACTCAGGAGTTCGAGGCGGTGCGCACGGCGCCCCCACCGCCACCGCGGCGCGAGCCGTGGCGGCGCACCTCCGGCAGCCACCAGGTCCGGGACGGGCTGGGTCTGGCAGTCGTGCGCGAGCTGTGGAACGCGCGGGACGCCCAGGCACGCAGCGCCGACATCGCCCCGGGCCGGGTGCTCACCGATGCCGCGATCGTGGCTGCTGCGGTGAGCCGGCCGGCCACGATGCCTCAGCTGGCTCAGCTGCCCGGCTTCCGCACCAAGAACGCCGCCCGCCGGATGCGGACCTGGTTCGAGGCGCTGCAGCGGGCCAAGGACCTGGACCCGTCCCGCTACCCCTCCCGGCGCGCGCCTGCCTCGGACACGCTACCGCCGCCGAAGGCGTGGAAGGACCGCAATCCTGAGGGGGCGCAGCGCCTGGTGCTGGTGCGGGCCACGGTGCGCATGCTCGCCGAGGAGCTGCACCTGCCACAGGAGAACCTGCTCACCCCGGAGTATCAGCGCCGGCTCGCCTGGTCACCCCCGAAGGACCTCAGCACCGAGTCGGTGGCGGACTACCTCCGCGGCCTCGGTGCCCGAGACTGGCAGGTGCAGGCGGTCGCCGACGCCCTCAGCCACGAGCTGGTCACCGCCACCGACCACTGA
- a CDS encoding MerR family transcriptional regulator, protein MSRDQMGGVMLSIGEIARTTGTTRRMLRHWESLGLVELAAVDETTGYRRYAPSQIGRVRAVASLRALGFGLEAIGGLLDAGLTEERLVALLQSRERELVAQIDDDSARLAQVRSRLLAFEKGHAMISSTLELSPLPGVGLNAASTRVLDESEIGAAVTEVLRTLRETIPATASSAVDLVLVYDGRSEEYIGVAAGHPGEEQVPGLQRLDLAAVADGVTVTFAEAPGDVGDAWIAIDSRLAERGLRTSGVYRQVVTAAGPVLLQAPVVAR, encoded by the coding sequence GTGTCACGGGATCAGATGGGCGGCGTCATGTTGAGCATCGGAGAGATCGCCCGCACCACCGGCACCACCCGCCGGATGCTGCGGCACTGGGAGAGCCTCGGACTGGTCGAGCTGGCCGCGGTGGACGAGACCACCGGCTATCGCCGCTACGCCCCGAGCCAGATCGGCCGGGTCCGAGCCGTGGCGTCCTTACGGGCGCTCGGTTTCGGGTTGGAGGCGATCGGCGGGTTGTTGGATGCCGGCCTGACTGAGGAGCGCCTGGTGGCGCTGCTGCAGTCCCGTGAGCGTGAGCTCGTGGCCCAGATCGACGATGACTCAGCCCGCCTGGCCCAGGTGCGTTCGCGCCTGCTGGCCTTCGAGAAGGGACACGCGATGATCAGCAGTACGTTGGAGCTGAGCCCGTTGCCTGGCGTCGGACTGAACGCAGCCAGCACCCGAGTGCTGGATGAATCCGAGATCGGTGCTGCGGTGACGGAGGTGCTGCGCACGCTCCGGGAGACGATTCCTGCCACGGCGAGCTCCGCCGTCGACCTGGTGCTGGTCTACGACGGCCGGTCGGAGGAGTACATCGGTGTGGCCGCCGGCCATCCCGGCGAGGAGCAGGTACCCGGCCTGCAGCGTCTGGATCTGGCAGCGGTGGCCGACGGCGTCACCGTCACGTTCGCGGAAGCCCCCGGGGATGTGGGCGATGCGTGGATCGCGATCGACAGCCGGCTGGCGGAGCGGGGCCTGCGGACCAGTGGCGTGTACCGGCAGGTGGTCACCGCTGCTGGCCCGGTGCTGCTGCAGGCCCCGGTGGTGGCGCGTTAG
- a CDS encoding fructosamine kinase family protein: MPVSYTKSRREAPPGFFVTEAAGLGWLAAAGGAPVVGVHRVEDSALVLDRLQPVRPDPDAARTFGRGLATTHAAGAEAFGALPPGAAGYWFGPMSDPLPLPEVTTERFGTFYAEGRLWPLTERCRQAGAIDESLAADLSRVCAELAAGRWDDQDGRPVLPARLHGDLWAGNLFWTSDGVTLIDPAACGGHPEADLAMLELFGAPHLSEILAGYAEAGRLAPDWRSRIGLHQLFPLLVHALLFGGNYASATRTRVDSLLS; the protein is encoded by the coding sequence ATGCCCGTGAGCTACACCAAGTCGCGGCGAGAGGCGCCACCAGGGTTCTTCGTCACCGAGGCGGCCGGCCTCGGCTGGCTCGCCGCAGCCGGTGGGGCGCCGGTGGTCGGGGTGCACCGGGTGGAGGACTCCGCGCTGGTACTGGACCGGCTGCAGCCAGTCCGTCCGGACCCGGACGCGGCACGCACCTTCGGGCGCGGGCTGGCCACGACCCACGCCGCCGGTGCCGAGGCGTTCGGAGCACTGCCACCGGGCGCAGCCGGCTACTGGTTCGGCCCGATGTCCGATCCGTTGCCGCTCCCGGAGGTCACCACGGAGCGGTTCGGCACCTTCTACGCCGAGGGTCGTCTCTGGCCGTTGACCGAGCGGTGCCGGCAGGCCGGCGCGATCGACGAGTCGCTCGCCGCGGACCTGTCCCGGGTGTGCGCAGAACTGGCTGCCGGTCGGTGGGATGACCAGGACGGTCGGCCGGTGCTCCCGGCACGGCTGCACGGCGACCTGTGGGCCGGGAACCTGTTCTGGACCTCCGACGGCGTCACCCTGATCGACCCGGCCGCCTGCGGTGGGCACCCAGAAGCCGACCTGGCGATGCTGGAGCTGTTCGGCGCCCCGCACCTGAGCGAGATTCTCGCCGGCTACGCCGAGGCCGGCAGGCTGGCTCCGGACTGGCGCAGCCGGATCGGGCTGCACCAGCTGTTCCCGCTGTTGGTGCACGCGCTGCTGTTCGGCGGCAACTACGCCTCGGCGACCCGGACTCGGGTGGACTCGCTGCTGTCCTGA
- a CDS encoding DUF3000 domain-containing protein: MNVQRTPVAPPDFEAALLSLRGHRMRPEFHLEEIPPPTRIAPYALALTGEVNPSRDPDELLGSGRFVVLYDPEGQEAWNGEFRVIVMARATLEAEFAGDPMLGEVGWSWLTDALEAQEAPYHSLSGTVTRVLSETFGGLELRSGEVEIEIRASWTPRTTDLAPHLRSWALMTCQAAGLPPMPDNVSPLKPKR; this comes from the coding sequence GTGAACGTGCAGCGCACCCCGGTCGCGCCTCCGGACTTCGAGGCCGCCCTGCTGAGCCTGCGCGGGCACCGGATGCGGCCCGAGTTCCATCTCGAGGAGATCCCGCCGCCCACCCGGATCGCGCCGTACGCGCTGGCCCTGACCGGTGAGGTGAATCCGAGCCGAGATCCGGACGAGCTGCTCGGCTCCGGGCGGTTCGTGGTGCTCTATGACCCGGAGGGTCAGGAGGCGTGGAACGGGGAGTTCCGGGTGATCGTGATGGCCAGAGCCACGCTGGAGGCAGAGTTCGCCGGCGACCCGATGCTCGGCGAGGTCGGCTGGTCCTGGCTCACCGACGCCCTCGAGGCGCAGGAAGCGCCCTACCACTCGCTGTCCGGCACCGTCACCCGGGTACTCTCGGAGACCTTCGGCGGACTCGAGCTGCGCTCTGGTGAGGTGGAGATCGAGATCCGGGCCTCCTGGACGCCTCGCACCACCGATCTCGCACCGCACCTGCGGTCCTGGGCGCTGATGACCTGCCAGGCCGCCGGGCTGCCGCCGATGCCGGACAACGTCAGCCCGTTGAAGCCGAAGCGATGA
- a CDS encoding 3-hydroxyacyl-CoA dehydrogenase NAD-binding domain-containing protein codes for MTERITRALVRDVQLADLGTLALITLENGAGPTKPITFGPEGMAELRTALEQLSARAEAGEIVAVGVTGKQFHFAAGADLHQAAQLTTPEAARQIAEMGHETYTILADLPVPTFAFVGGVALGGGLELALACDYRTVSSAVRGIGLPEVFLGLIPGWGGTYHLPRLIGMANALQVIISNPMKQNTQLKSAQAGELGIADAVIDSADFLAESIRFASGVLRGEITPPRREPTSADEAHELISAAREQVDARLHGAAPAAYRALDLLELSATSERAECFEAENQALAELICSPEFAASVYAFDLTSRRAKNPAGAPDADQARPVRSIGIAGAGLMASQLALLFARRMQVPVIMRDLDTERTERGVGYVHAELDKLVGKGRMGDAEANRVRSLVSGTTELSDLAQADLVIEAVFEELSVKQQVFAELEQVIRPDAVLATNTSALSITAMSSGLAHPERVVGIHFFNPVAQMPLVEVIRTESTDDAAYATAFAVAKACRKSAIAVADAPGFVVNRLLVRLLGEVLGSLEDGTEVAVADRALRPMGLPMGPFQLLQLVGPAVAGHVLDTLREQLGDRYPTSPGLEQMIADGAPFVAFESRPSAASPVDESIGRYFGSRAEAGGQDGAGLLTRVQQALAEETQLMLAEGVVAEKEDIDLGMILGAGWPFHLGGITPYLQRAGALA; via the coding sequence ATGACCGAGCGGATCACCCGCGCCCTCGTGCGGGACGTGCAGCTGGCCGATCTGGGCACCCTCGCCCTGATCACCCTGGAGAACGGCGCCGGGCCGACGAAGCCGATCACCTTCGGACCAGAGGGGATGGCCGAGCTGCGCACGGCGCTCGAGCAGCTCAGCGCCCGTGCCGAGGCCGGCGAGATCGTCGCCGTCGGCGTCACCGGGAAGCAGTTCCACTTCGCCGCCGGCGCCGACCTGCATCAGGCCGCCCAGCTGACCACCCCCGAGGCCGCCCGGCAGATCGCCGAGATGGGCCACGAGACCTACACGATCCTCGCCGACCTGCCGGTGCCCACGTTCGCCTTCGTCGGCGGGGTTGCCCTCGGCGGCGGCCTGGAGCTTGCCCTGGCCTGTGACTACCGCACCGTGTCCTCCGCAGTGCGCGGGATCGGCCTGCCGGAGGTGTTCCTCGGTCTGATCCCCGGCTGGGGCGGCACCTACCACCTGCCCCGGCTGATCGGGATGGCCAATGCGCTGCAGGTGATCATCAGCAACCCGATGAAGCAGAACACCCAGCTGAAGTCCGCCCAGGCCGGCGAGCTCGGCATCGCCGACGCCGTGATCGACTCCGCGGACTTCCTCGCCGAGTCGATCCGGTTCGCCTCGGGTGTGCTCCGTGGCGAGATCACCCCACCCCGCCGGGAACCGACGTCCGCGGACGAGGCGCACGAGCTGATCAGCGCCGCCCGCGAGCAGGTGGACGCCCGCCTGCACGGCGCCGCACCCGCCGCCTACCGCGCCCTGGACCTGCTGGAGCTGTCCGCAACCAGTGAGCGGGCGGAGTGCTTCGAGGCGGAGAACCAGGCGCTCGCCGAGCTGATCTGCTCTCCCGAGTTCGCCGCGTCGGTATACGCCTTCGATCTGACCAGCCGCCGCGCCAAGAACCCCGCCGGTGCCCCGGATGCGGATCAGGCGCGCCCAGTCCGCAGCATCGGCATCGCGGGTGCCGGCCTGATGGCCTCCCAGCTCGCGCTGCTGTTCGCCCGCCGGATGCAGGTCCCGGTGATCATGCGCGACCTGGACACTGAGCGCACCGAGCGCGGCGTCGGCTATGTCCATGCCGAGCTGGACAAGCTGGTCGGCAAGGGCCGGATGGGCGACGCGGAGGCCAACCGGGTCCGCTCCCTGGTCTCCGGCACCACCGAACTGTCGGACCTCGCCCAGGCGGACTTGGTGATCGAGGCGGTGTTCGAGGAACTGAGCGTCAAGCAGCAGGTGTTCGCCGAGCTGGAGCAGGTGATCCGCCCCGACGCCGTGCTCGCGACGAACACCTCCGCCCTGTCCATCACCGCCATGTCGAGCGGGCTGGCGCACCCCGAGCGGGTGGTCGGCATCCACTTCTTCAACCCGGTGGCGCAGATGCCGCTGGTCGAGGTGATCCGCACCGAGAGCACTGACGACGCCGCTTATGCCACCGCGTTCGCCGTCGCCAAGGCGTGCCGCAAGTCCGCGATCGCCGTGGCCGATGCTCCCGGCTTCGTGGTGAACCGGTTGTTGGTGCGCCTGCTCGGCGAGGTGCTCGGCTCCCTGGAGGACGGTACCGAGGTTGCGGTGGCCGACCGGGCCCTACGCCCGATGGGCCTGCCGATGGGGCCGTTCCAGCTGCTCCAGCTGGTTGGCCCGGCCGTCGCCGGGCACGTGCTGGACACGTTGCGCGAGCAGCTCGGGGACCGCTACCCCACGTCACCGGGGCTGGAGCAGATGATTGCCGACGGCGCCCCGTTCGTGGCGTTCGAGTCTCGCCCGAGCGCCGCCTCACCTGTCGATGAGTCGATCGGCCGGTACTTCGGCTCCCGCGCCGAAGCCGGCGGCCAGGACGGGGCGGGGCTGCTCACCCGGGTGCAGCAGGCACTGGCCGAAGAGACGCAGCTCATGCTCGCCGAGGGTGTGGTGGCGGAGAAGGAGGACATCGACCTGGGCATGATCCTCGGCGCCGGATGGCCCTTCCACCTCGGCGGGATCACCCCCTACCTTCAGCGGGCGGGCGCGCTGGCGTAG
- a CDS encoding universal stress protein: MATIIVLTEEALSDYDVTKLRELYSGATFHVLVPADTERNVISDIINHLSLFELREAWEALTERTEPAEARQEADEALATTLRQLTEAGLEAEGYVVPDDPLPAVTQAVNNLDADELVVITRPHAVEDTFHADWASRAREELGLPVLHLYAGMNRLG; this comes from the coding sequence ATGGCCACGATCATCGTCCTCACCGAGGAAGCCCTCAGCGACTACGACGTGACGAAGCTCCGGGAGCTGTACTCCGGCGCCACCTTCCACGTGCTCGTGCCGGCCGACACTGAGCGGAACGTGATCTCGGACATCATCAACCACCTCAGCCTGTTCGAGCTGCGGGAGGCCTGGGAAGCCCTGACCGAGCGCACCGAGCCCGCCGAGGCCCGGCAGGAGGCGGACGAGGCACTGGCGACCACCCTGCGGCAGCTGACCGAGGCTGGCCTGGAAGCAGAGGGGTACGTGGTGCCCGACGATCCGCTCCCGGCGGTGACCCAGGCGGTGAACAACCTGGACGCCGACGAGCTGGTGGTGATCACGCGCCCGCACGCCGTGGAGGACACCTTCCACGCCGACTGGGCCTCCCGCGCCCGGGAGGAGCTCGGCCTGCCGGTCCTGCACCTGTACGCCGGAATGAACCGGCTCGGCTAA
- a CDS encoding thiolase family protein, producing the protein MPLLGRDVVLVDALRSPFGRARPDGLYAHTRADDIATAVVRDLLRRHPQLPPEQIDEVAIAATSQVGDQGLTLGRTVGVLAGLPGTVPGYAIDRMCAGAMTAVTSVAAQIAIGAGDAAIAGGVEHMGHHPLGKDADPNPRFMTERLVSTDALVMGATAENLHDAYPALTRARADAYAEASQRKYAEALAAGHIDPDLVPVGVPDPERGWGLASADEPPRPGTTVAGMADLPTPFRPGGRVTAATSSPLTDGATAALLTSADLAAEHGLAPRARLVSYAYAGVDPALMGLGPVPATRRALERAGLQISDIGLFEINEAFAVQVLAFLDAFDLSDNDPRVNPYGGAIAVGHPLAASGIRLMSQLARQFEAHPEVRYGLTTMCVGLGQGGSVIWANPHHTDEKETQR; encoded by the coding sequence ATGCCACTCCTCGGCCGTGACGTCGTGCTTGTCGACGCGCTCCGATCCCCGTTCGGCCGCGCCAGGCCGGACGGTTTGTACGCCCACACCCGTGCCGACGACATCGCCACGGCGGTGGTGCGCGATCTGCTCCGCCGCCATCCGCAGCTGCCGCCGGAGCAGATCGACGAGGTCGCGATCGCTGCTACTTCTCAGGTCGGCGACCAGGGCCTGACTCTCGGCCGCACGGTCGGCGTGCTCGCCGGCCTGCCCGGAACGGTGCCCGGCTACGCCATCGACCGGATGTGCGCCGGGGCGATGACCGCCGTCACCAGCGTGGCCGCGCAGATCGCGATCGGTGCCGGGGACGCCGCCATCGCCGGCGGGGTGGAGCACATGGGGCACCACCCGCTGGGGAAGGATGCCGACCCGAACCCCCGGTTCATGACCGAACGCCTGGTCTCCACCGACGCCCTGGTGATGGGCGCCACCGCGGAGAACCTGCACGATGCCTACCCCGCCCTCACCCGGGCCCGCGCCGATGCCTATGCCGAAGCCTCCCAGCGCAAGTACGCAGAGGCCCTGGCCGCCGGCCACATCGATCCGGACCTGGTGCCGGTCGGTGTGCCCGACCCCGAGCGTGGCTGGGGCCTGGCGTCTGCCGATGAGCCGCCCCGCCCGGGCACCACCGTCGCCGGGATGGCCGATCTGCCCACACCCTTCCGCCCGGGCGGCCGGGTCACTGCCGCCACCTCCTCACCACTGACCGATGGCGCCACGGCCGCCTTGCTCACCTCCGCCGACCTGGCCGCCGAGCACGGCCTGGCCCCACGGGCCCGACTGGTCTCCTACGCCTACGCCGGGGTGGATCCCGCACTGATGGGTCTCGGCCCGGTGCCGGCCACCCGGAGAGCCCTGGAGCGGGCCGGGCTGCAGATCTCCGACATCGGCCTGTTCGAGATCAACGAGGCGTTCGCCGTGCAGGTGCTCGCGTTCCTGGACGCCTTCGATCTGTCTGACAACGACCCTCGGGTGAACCCCTACGGCGGCGCGATCGCCGTCGGCCACCCGCTGGCCGCCTCCGGCATCCGGTTGATGAGCCAGCTCGCCCGCCAGTTCGAGGCCCACCCCGAGGTGCGTTACGGCCTGACCACGATGTGCGTGGGACTGGGTCAGGGCGGCTCGGTGATCTGGGCCAACCCGCACCACACCGACGAGAAGGAGACCCAGCGATGA
- a CDS encoding aminodeoxychorismate lyase has protein sequence MSTPSTAPQLPLLLIVDAPTESEPLTGTGYTPADPATPQLRVDDLGASRGDGVFETIGVFDGQPRQLEPHLDRFSRSAALLDLPAPRLDVWRAAALEAIDAAGGSTDLAVKMVLTRGVEQAQTCTGWVLAFAIANMDAVRTDGVRVVTLDRGYTSDVAVTSPWLLQGAKYTSYAVNMAALREARRRGADDAIFVSSDRFVLEGPTSTVVLRDGDTLITPATDQGILPGTTQTEVFAFAAARGLRTHARPVPAAELHAATQVWLCSSIRLCAPVRSIDGRELSVDRDFTAELQAYLRSGS, from the coding sequence GTGAGTACACCTTCCACCGCGCCACAGTTACCGCTCTTGCTCATCGTCGACGCGCCCACCGAGAGTGAACCGCTGACCGGTACCGGTTATACCCCGGCCGACCCGGCCACACCGCAGCTCCGGGTCGACGATCTGGGCGCGAGCCGCGGCGACGGGGTGTTCGAGACGATCGGCGTGTTCGACGGACAGCCCCGGCAGCTGGAGCCGCACCTGGACAGGTTTTCTCGGTCCGCGGCCCTGCTGGATCTGCCTGCGCCGCGGCTCGACGTCTGGCGTGCCGCCGCGCTCGAGGCGATCGATGCTGCCGGTGGGAGCACCGACCTCGCGGTCAAGATGGTGCTGACCCGAGGAGTGGAGCAGGCGCAGACGTGCACCGGATGGGTGCTCGCCTTCGCGATCGCGAATATGGACGCCGTACGCACCGACGGGGTCCGCGTGGTGACCCTGGACCGGGGGTACACCTCGGACGTCGCGGTCACCTCGCCGTGGCTGCTGCAGGGGGCGAAGTACACCTCCTACGCGGTGAACATGGCCGCCCTGCGCGAGGCCCGGCGCCGGGGCGCGGACGATGCGATCTTCGTCAGCTCGGACCGGTTCGTGCTGGAGGGCCCGACCTCGACCGTGGTGCTCCGCGACGGTGACACGCTGATTACTCCGGCCACTGATCAGGGCATCCTGCCCGGCACCACCCAGACCGAGGTCTTCGCGTTCGCGGCCGCACGCGGACTGCGCACCCACGCTCGCCCGGTGCCGGCCGCCGAGCTCCACGCGGCCACCCAGGTGTGGTTGTGCTCCAGCATTCGGCTGTGCGCGCCGGTCCGAAGCATTGACGGCCGTGAGCTGAGCGTGGACCGGGACTTCACCGCCGAGCTGCAGGCCTATCTCCGCTCCGGGTCCTGA
- a CDS encoding HIT family protein has protein sequence MASLFTRIIAGEIPGRFVWTDERCVAFATIEPLQPGHMMVVPREEIAHWVDLPPDLAAHLFAVAQTIGKAQQQAFTPNRIGLLIQGYEVPHTHVHVWPSRSAADFDLSAAATDVPGKDLDAAATTLRQALRTAGHAAHVPED, from the coding sequence GTGGCCAGTCTCTTCACCCGCATCATCGCCGGCGAGATCCCGGGTCGGTTCGTCTGGACCGACGAGCGGTGCGTCGCCTTCGCGACCATCGAGCCGCTGCAGCCCGGTCACATGATGGTGGTGCCGCGGGAGGAGATCGCGCACTGGGTGGACCTGCCGCCCGATCTGGCCGCGCACCTGTTCGCCGTCGCGCAGACCATCGGCAAAGCCCAGCAGCAGGCGTTCACCCCGAACCGGATCGGGCTGCTGATCCAGGGCTATGAGGTCCCACACACGCATGTGCACGTGTGGCCGAGCCGGTCCGCTGCCGACTTCGACCTCAGCGCCGCTGCCACCGACGTCCCCGGTAAGGACCTGGACGCGGCCGCCACCACGCTGCGCCAGGCGCTCCGCACGGCCGGGCACGCAGCACACGTGCCGGAAGACTAG